The Megalobrama amblycephala isolate DHTTF-2021 linkage group LG10, ASM1881202v1, whole genome shotgun sequence DNA segment ATGACCACCAgtctggtttcaagagtggcaCTCAACTGAGACTGCCCTGCTCTCAGTCACTGAAGCCCTGAGACTGGCATGAGCAGCTACAAAATCATCAGTACTCATCTTGCTggatctgtctgctgcttttgacaccaTTAACCACCAGATCCGCCTGTCAACCCTCATGTCGAAGGGCATCTCGGGAACTGCACTCCAATGGTTCAAGTCTTACCTCTCAGGTAGGTCCTTCAGGGTATCTTGGAGAGGTGAGGTAGGTGTCCAAGTCACATCATCTTGCTACTGGGGTACCTCAGGGCTCCAtgcttggaccacttctcttctccatctacatgtcatcactaggatctgtcattcaggaTCATGGTTTCTCCTATCACTGTTACACTGATGACACACATctctacctctcattccaaACAGATGATCCAACGGTTGCTGGTCACATCGCAGCCTGCCTGACAGCCATTTCTGcctggatgaaggaccaccaccttCAACTCAACTTTGCAAAGACGGAACTGCTTGTGGTCGGTGCCAACCCAACACTTCATCATAACTTTTCAATTGAACTTGGGTCGTCAGCCATTACTGcttccaggacagccaggaaccttggagtGGTGATGGATGATTGTTTAAGCTTCACAGATCATGTTGCGACAACGGcccggtcctgcagatttgccttgtacaacatcaggaagattagacccttcctattggagcattccacacaaattcttgtccaagctcttgttctatccagactggactactgtaatgctctcttggctggccttccagcatgcactgtcaagcctcttcaactgatccagaatgctgcagcaagaCTGGTCTTCAACGAGCCGAAGAGAGCGCATGTCACACCTCTCTTCATCAGTCTGCATTGGCTGCCAGTAGCTGCTCGCAtccaattcaaggctctgatgtttgcctacagaacgaCCGCTGGCTCTGCCCCGCTATATCTTAACTCGCTACTTCAGACTTATGTGCCCTCCAGAAACTTGTGTTCTGCAAGTGAATGGtgccttgtggtgccatcacaaAGGGGTACAAAATCGCTCTCACGGACCTTCTCCGGGTCTGTTTCTGGCTGGTGGAACGACCTGCCATGCTCTATCCGAGCAGCTGAGTCTctagccattttcaaaaaaatgttaaagacaTATCTTTTTTGTCAGCACTTGACCCAGCAATAGTAGCACTTACTTTGATTTCTATTCTCTCATCAGCACTTGACCCAGCAATAGTAGCACTTACTTTGATTTCTGTTCTTTTTCCATCTATCtgtgtatttattatatataaaaaaaaaaaaaaaaaaatccttgctacgagcactttactgacaaaactgtgacttcacacagcacttacatactgttgttctcgtgttgatttgattgattctactattctcatttgtaagtcgctttgggtaaaagcgtctgctaaatgactaaatgctATGAAACTTACTACTGCATTGAACAAAGTCTCAGATTGGTAAACTCAATCTTGTCTTACTCTTAATGCGAGTAAAACTGGGGGAATGTATTTTTCTATTAAAAGAACCGATGAGCATCAACCAGATATTATAATTAAAGGAGAAGCAATAAATATTGCTGAGCATTTAAATACTTGGGGAtgattcaaatttaaattataagaaaCATAAGTTTTCCTTTTTACCTTTGGCTGCTGCTAAACGTTTTATGTGCTGGATGATTCTTCCTTATTTATCCTATTGTGCTACAAGCTGGTCTCAAACAAGTGTAACAACTTTAAAACCATTGTATACTTTTCATAAACAAGCTGTGAAAGTtttagacagaaaaaaaaaaaaaaaaacaacaacaaggaGTTATCATCATTGcacttttaaaaattacaaattattGACGTTTGACAGTTTATTTTCAGATATGTGTTTGATGTATAAATTATTTCATGATCTTTGGCCACCACATCTTAAACTGTATGTGTGACTTGCTGTAAGGACAATTCTAGGGAAACCAGGGAATCTGTTAGAGGCGACTGTTGAGTTAAGTTTAAGAAAACTACCTTTGGACAATCAGCTTTTTCATTTAGAGcagcagaaattaaaataaactaaaagaCAATGCTTGTGTCCTCATACAAAACACTCatgcatgttaaaaaaaaaactaataatgttcTCAATAGTGATcacatattttgtaaaaatgttgattaaataacatttaatcaaaaaatgagtgataaattaatcaaattgTTTCACATTATGTAGTAGTTtatcatttatatacatttatgttCACTAATTTGCACATTTAATGTAAGAACCTGAAAGTAAATGATGTTTCCATCTGTCCTATAATGTTGCTGCTCTTCTGGAGATGTCTGCCTGTTCTTCATCTGCTGGGCTGGAGATTCTTCTCAAGTAAATATTTGCTTAACTGTAGGCAGCTGTTCTAAGGATGTAAGAGTAATTCAGAGAGTAAGGAAGTCCAGAAACATTATCCCATAAGAggagacccccccccccccccatgctGGCCCACATAATCAATTTAATCAAGTTTAAGATCATCCTTGATATGTTTGTCTGGGAGACATGACATGTGTATTTTTTAcatgttttgtatttgaaaatGTGATGAATCAGTTACAAGACATGGAGTCTTGGCCTTCTATGCTTCCTTATTTGCTACACTTGTGTGCACTGTAATTTCTACAAATGCTGCTGCATGCATGCTGTATTGGTGTGCATTCGATAAAATTTGATCTGACTTGTACTTACGGTTTTGCTGACCTGTGATGGCCATCGTTTACTTGAGTAAACAAAGTGTGCTGTTTGGGACAAGGCCCTTGTGTGGTAAGGACATAAGTTTAAGTGGTCATAGGCCCAGTAATGCACACAAAATCAGTACAACACATATCTCAACCTGACAGTCTttacaaacattctgtgttatTTTCGTTCAAAACAGGAAAGATCAGTGGGAAAGTGTCTTTCGACTTATATCCCTACTACCCTAATAGATCTGTTCATTCTTTCTTAAAGCTAACATCATATTATATTTACAATTCTGTATGGTGATGTGACTGTTGAAGAAACTtttaacctcattggttgtttTTTTCAGGGAACAAGGAACTCAAGCATGGAGAAGGAGTGGAGATTACTTGGATTCCTTATTCTGTCATTATGTTTTCTTGTCAGCAATGGCCAAAAACGTGGTAGGGGCAGGATTTACTAGATAATTCTAGATGATTATATTCAGTTTTGTCTGATTGTTGCTCAAATGAAAagtctgttttctttctttcagtctGTACACAGGAGACAGTGGCTGACATTGTATTCCTGGTGGACGGCTCTGCCAGTATTGGGCTGGAAAACTTCCAACAAATCCGTGACTTCCTCTATTTTCTCGTACAGAACTTTGAAGTTGCTCGTGACAGGATCAGGATTGGTCTGGTTCAGTACAGTGACACACCGCATACTGAGTTTTCACTCAACACTTATCAGAAAAAAGAGGAAATTCTCAACCACATCCAAAATTTGCATTATAAAACCGGCGGGACAAATACCGGCCTGGGTTTGGAGTTCATTCTGGAACAGCATTTTGTTGAAAAGGCCGGAAGTCGAGCACAACAGAATGTTCCTCAGATTGCCGTTGTTATCACAGATGGTGATTCTCAAGATGAGGTTGAGTCACATGCTCAGGAGCTGAGGGACAGGGGGATCAAAATATTCGCCATAGGGATCAAAGATGCAAACGAAGCGTTACTGAGACAGATCGCAAATGAGCCATATGATCAGCACGTCTACAGCGTATCAGACTTTGCAGCTCTGCAGGGAATCTCTCAGAGTGTAATTCAGGAGCTGTGTAACACTGTAGAGAAAAAACACAAAGAGGTCATCCTGATGTCAAAAGGTAACACATTACATTGAAAAACTTCCAATCAAAAACTCTTGAGTCACAGCTTTACTGGAAATCGCTGAGATAACAAACTCCTTGAGCTCTTTATTGATATTTattcaaagtatttttttaaactttgaatGCGAGCTTCACAAAGCCTTGATTGAGAGTTTAAAACAGTTTGAGGGTTAGCTTGTCCTGAGCCCTAAAGTTACattatctcacagaagtgagtacaacCCTCACATTTCTGtagatattttattatatcttttcatgtgaaaacactgaagaaatgacactttgctacaatgtaaagtagtgagtgtacagcttgtataacagtgtaaatttgctgttccctcaaaataactcaacacacagccattaatgtttaaaccgctggccacaaaagtgagtacacccctaagtgaaaatgtccaaattgggcccaattagccattttctctccccggtgtcatgtgactcgttagtgttacaaggtttcaggtgtgaatggggagcaggtgtgttaaatttggtgttatcactctcactctctcatactggtcactggaagttcaacatggcacctcatggcaaagaaccctctgaggatctgaaaaaataattgttgctctacataaagatggtgtaggctataagaagattgccaagaccctgaaactgagctgcagcacggtggccaagaccatacagcggtttaacaggacaggttcaaattggtctgcatggctgtcgtcccagaaggaagcctcttctaaagatgatgcacaagaaagcctgcaaacagtttgctgaagacaagaagactaaggacatggattgctggaaccatgtcctgtggtctgatgagaccaagataaacttatttgttTCAGAAGGTGTCAAGCatgtgtggcggcaaccaggtgaggagtacaaagacaagtgtgtcttgcctacagtcaagcatggtggtgtgagtgtcatggtctggggctgcatgagtgctgccggcactggggagctacagttcattgagggaaccatgaatgagtaGAGCATGATCCCATCCCTTTggagactgggccgcagggcagtattccaacatgataacgacccctaacacacctccaagacgaccactgccttgctaaagaagctgagggtaccTAAACATTATTGAGCATGTGTGGGGAATCCACAAACAGAAGGTGGAGGAGCaaaaggtctctaacatccaccaggtCCGTCATGTcttcatggaggagtggaagaggactctagtggaaacctgtgaagttctggtgaactccatgcccaagagggttagggcagtgctggaaaataatggtggccactaggggtgtgcacaaatagtcaaatattaattttttttacgagcccaaatattcgaatacaatattttgggaaaatgcccatccctagtggccacacaaaatatagaaactttgggcccaatttttCAGAACAGTCAGAACAGCCTGAAGGACTGCTGATTTTGATGCACGTAGCTTGAACGCTGTCAAAGCCGTCATGGATCAGAAGATTTTCATTGACATTTTTTATGGGAAAATCGTAAGtgattacttaaaaaaaaaagactgagcATCTTTAGGTAGAATAGGCtggcatttataaatgttgtgGAATCTCAAGTTAAAGCAACAAAGCAACATAATGACATTGGCACGTTTGCAGCAAATACTGACTACATccttaaaattacatttttattctgtttgaACAAACACATGAATTAAAATCAGATCAAAGTTCTAACTAAAACTCTTCCCTTTGCTCTAGGCTGCAACGAGACTGCACAGGCAGACATTGTGCTCCTTGTGGACTCGTCTGGTAGCATTGGAGACAGTGATTTTAAAGAAGTGAGGAAGTTCCTCCATGTTTTTGTGGAACAATTTAACCTTAGACCTGACAAGGTGAGAGTGGGACTTGCCCAGTTCAGTGACAGACCATACCAAGAGTTCCTACTTGGTGACTATTTAGATAAAAAAGACCTGCACCAAAAGTTGGATGAACTCATCTACCGTAGAGGAGGCACCAACACCGGTCAGGCCCTGACTTTCATCCGTGAGAATTACTTTAGCCTGGCCAGAAAGAATGTCCCTGGCATTGCTATAGTCATCACAGATGGGGAATCACGGGACGCTGTCGAGGAACCTGCCCAGAGACTTCGAAATATGGGAGTTGCCATCTTTGTCATCAGGGTGGGAATGGGCAACATGGAAAAGCTGCGCACCATGGCTAATGTCCCACATGAAGAGTTCTTATTCAGTATTGACAGTTATCAAGAACTGCAAGGTCTAAAAGTGAGTCTACACAACAAAGTGTGCTTTACTGTGGAGGTCCAGTCACAAGGTAACATTTTTACTTGGTATGCTTTCCCATTGTGTCTGTACTGTGGGACTATTGAATATAAAAATTCCTAAAATGaatgcaaacaaaacaaaaactttctttaaagggtcagtttcacccaaaaatgaaaattctgtaatttattactcactcttatgtcgttccatacctgtaagaccttcgttcatcttcagaacacaaattaagatatttttgatacaaTCTGATGACTTAgtaatgcccagaaaggtactaaagacatttgaaacagttcatgtgactacagtggttcaaccttaatattgtaaagtgacgagaatactttttgtgcaccaaaaaagaaagacttttcaacaataaaaagaaaaaaaaaagacttttcaacaatctAATCTATCtaatctagtgatggccgatttcaaaacactgtttcatgaagctttacgaatcttttgtttcgaatcagtgattcagattgtttattaaactgccaaagtcacatgaacacattgaaatttcaaaacactcatTTTGAAATCGCTCATCACTAGATGTTgttaaaaagtcttttttttttttttttttttttggtgcataaaaagtattctcgttgtttcataacattaaggttgaaccactgtagtcacatgaactgttttaaatatgtcattagtAGCTttttgggcattgaaagtgttaattatcttgctggcaatagaggcctcactgagccactggattttatcaaaaatatctttttttttattgttctgaagatgaacgaaggtcttacgggtgtggaacaacatgagggtgagtataacccatttgggtgaaataaccctttaaatgtataaGCTTTGAGTCACATCAACTGTTGTCTGAACCCTAATGTTGTACAATTGATTTATTGTTTGGACTGAAACAATTTACTTGTTTCCATTCTCTTCAGCTTTTGTGAAAAAATATGCTGATCTCTTCATACTGGTTGATAGTTCAGCATCTAATCAAGAGCAGAAAACAATAAAGAATTTCCTCGAAAAACTGGTCAAGCAGCTCAAAGTGGGGAAGAATGCTAATCGTGTCAGCCTGGCTCAGTTTAGCGAAAATGTCCAAGAGGAATTCCTGCTCAATACTGACAAGAACAAGAATGAGATGGTGTCATTTATTCGCAACCTGCAGCTGAGGCCTACAGGGAAGCGTAGAATTGGCCATGCCATTCAATATGCACACACAAATTTCTTAAACAGCACTGCTGGAAGCCGTGTCTCTGAAGGGTTTAAGCAGTTCCTGTTAGTTATCTCTGCTGGAGAATCTGCTGATGGTGTCGTCCAAGCATCCCGAACAATCAAAGAAGATGCAGTGACAGTTTTTGCCGTTGGCTTAAACAAATCTGATCCGTTTGAGATGAAGGACATCTCTAGTCCACAGCACAACTACAAGTTAGTAGGTAATGTTCTACAAGTGCATCAGAAACTTAAGTCTGCCATTGACACATGGGAAGATGCTGCCGTCACAGAGGGTGAGTGCTTGCATAATCTTCTACTCTTTCAATAAAATTCATAAAGTGTTATTGAACTTTTTTCCCCTTGGTTAAAGTTTTAATTATGACTGGATTTGAAAAACTATTACATATTACGTTATCCAAAAATGTCTGGTATTGTAAAGTTCTTATGTCTTTTTGACAGAGTGCAAGTTTGATGTGGTGGCAGATATTGCTTTTATTGTTGATCAGTCCAGCAGTATCAGATCCAAAAACTTCCAACTTGTGCACGACTTTCTCGAGAACACCATCGGAGGTCTCGACGTGGGCAAGGGAAAAATAAAGGTAGCTGTGATCCTCTATAGCGACTTCCCTCGAGCTGATGTGTACTTGGACACCTTCAATAATAAGGCTGACATCCTGCGCTACATCAGTAGCATGGCATATGGTCGTGGTAAAACAAACACTGGAGCTGCTCTCCGGTTTGCCAAAGAGCATGTGTTCACCAAAGCAAGAGGCAGCAGAAGAGATGAGCATGTTCAGCAGGTTGCTGTTGTTATCACAGATGGAAAGTCCACAGATGACGCGGCCAGCGCTGCGGCAGATTTGCGGCGATCAGGCGTCACTGTATTTGCGCTTGGCATCAAAGATGCAAAAGAGGATGACTTGAGAGAGATCGCATCCTACCCACCCAAGAAGTTTGTGTTAAATGTGGAACGCTTTGATCAACTAAATTCACTTGCGAAGATTTTAACCAAAACACTTTGCAATGAAATCACAGATGCCATCATACCTAAATTCTCACTCAACGCAGTATTAGAAGGTTTgcactattttaatttttttctttactaCTAGCACAATTTTCATCCTGTTAAAATGTGTTTCACAATTCCATTTTCATAATAGTTTACACTTTCATTTCTTTGTAGGTTGCAAGCAAACAGTCAAAGCTGACATATACTTCCTTGTGGATGAATCAGGAAGTATAGACTATGCAGACTTTGAAGATATGAAGAAATTCATTATTGAATGGCTTGATGTGTTTGAGATTGGAAATGACCATGTGCGTATTGGGGTGGTGAAATTTGCAGACAGTGCAACCACAGTTTTCCGATTACACGACTATAGCACAAAAGCTGGTGTTGAAAAGGCAGTGAAGGATCTTGTTATGTATGGAGGGGGCACCAGGACTGATCTGGGGTTAAGAGAAATGATACCGCTATTCAAAGAAGCTGTACAAACACGTGGGGAAAAGGTTCGTGAGCTGCTGATTGTAATCACAGATGGAGAATCAAGGAATACAGAAGAGCCGGTAGAAGTTCCTGCTAAAGAACTgagaacagaacagaatgtCACCATTTATGCTGTTGGTGTGAAAAACGCATCTGTGCCCGAGCTGGAATTAATATCTGGAAGCCCACAAAGGACATTTTATGTCAAAAACTTTGATTTTCTCAAGGATATTAAGAAAGACATCCTTACAGACATATGTTCCTTTGAAGGTGAGAAATTCAGTTTATGACATACTGTATGTTTACATTACTTGATTTGCACAGTTTCTTATTGAATTCGGTAAATTAATATAACCAACGCAAGCAAATAAATTACTGCCAGTGTCCAATTGTTGTTTCAAGGTTCTTTTCACAGAAGGGGTGTTCACTTTATAAATCCCTTATTTTTTAGGTTGTGAAGGTCTTTTTGCAGATGTTGTCTTCCTGATTGATGGATCAGAAAGTGTTAGCGCTGAtgactttaaaaacattacgCGCATAATGGAGAATGTGATAGAAAAGTTGGCAATTGGACCAGAGAAGGAGCGTGTTGGAGTTGTTCAGTATGGAACAAACACAAAAGAGGAGTTTTCCTTAAATAAATTTGATGATAAAGCTCGATTATTAGAGGCAATTAGAAATATCACACAGATGAATGGAAAAACTTACACTGGAAAAGCACTCACAGAAGTATTGCAATCTTTTGACGAGTCTAAAGGAGGACGCTCCAGTGCCTTGAAGTTCTTGATAGTTCTTACAGATGGAGATAGTAGGGATGATGTAGCCCAACCAGCGAAAGTCCTCAGAGACAATTCCATCAACATCAATGCCATTGGTATGAGACATGCAAACAGATCTCAGATTCTAGCCATTGCTGGATCCCATGGAGGTGTGTTCTATGAAGACGCAGTTGCTTCCCTGAAAGAATTAAGCAGTGAGGTTCTTCTCAAGATCTGTAACACGGGTAAGTAAACAAAATCTGAGATTTTTACATGAGATCACATTATGCCTCTTTCAGTTGACGTTAAGTCCCTTGAAAAAAGTTTTGTGGTTTTTAGTCAATGTCTGTTATCTTTGAGGGCATCTAGGCatctaaagtgaaaacatttACAACAAATTGTCTTACTTCCTCTTGAAATTGGACTGAAACTATTGACAACTCTCTTACCCTCCATTTCCAAAGTCCATCTGAATCTGACCAGCAAtagcaatacattttaaatgtgtatatctTCTAAAAGATTGTCAGCTTTCATTTGTATTATAGTAAAAACCAAAGCCAGAGTGACTTTATCAAATGACTTCTCACATTCTAATCATTTGTCTTTCCAGAATGCAAGACACCTGAACTGATTGACATAATCTTCCTTGTGGATGCCTCTGGTAATCCCAATAAAGATGGTTTCCAGGAATTTATAAGCTTAATGACACATGTGGTGAACAAATCTGTGGTTGGAGAAAGACGGGTACGATTTGGCGTCATCACCTACTCTGACAGCCCTCAATCTGAGTTTACCCTGAAACAGTTCAAAAGTCAGGCTGATGTTCTGAGGGTTATCTCAAACCTCAAACCTTCAGGGGGAAGAAGAAACACGGCCCAGGCCCTTCAATATACACTCTCCTACTTTGGCGAAACACATGGTGGACGACGGGCGAAGAATGTACCCCAAGTGCTGTTTCTGATTACAGATGGCAAGGTTAATGACTTGAGTGGACTGGAAACATGGCCTGAATCCCTGGCAGATTCAGAAGTCAACTTTTTTGCTATTGGTACTGAAGATGCTGATGAGGTCCAGCTAAGGGAGATGGTGGGAGAGAAAGGAAGAGTGCACTATGCAAGCACCTACCAGGATCTGCGTGGACGACAAAAAACAATCACCCAAGAGCTCTGCAATCTTACCAAACCAAgtaagttttattattattaactggCTAAAATGGCAATGCTACTAACTAAACTACATTTATCAGTAGGTCAgttgtttttaataacaaactTCCCTGATATTGATGTTCATTAACTTCAACTCCAGATACATATAATATGGATTTTATTCTCTTATGTTATATCAACTGTTAATGAATCTGTTCACTTTTACCCTAATTTagctcatttgtttaaaaaaatctgaaaaaaatgtatagaaCAAAGAGTTTTTTGAACAAATGAACTCAAAGTTCCCTTTTAAGGGAACTCGCGTTGTGTCGAGAAATTGATGTTGTGATGTTGTCATGTCATGAAGCACATGTGAAATCCGTCCAATGGTGTGACAAGACATCAGAGGCAGGTGACATCACGACCAGGAAACTATGAAGCACACCCAAACAGTGCAACTCTAGCTTCTGTATCTTCAGTAGCGCTCTCTGTGACTCGtttgtcttatttggtgttttATTGTCTATCtacatgcattttatatatatatatatatatatatatatatatatatatatatatatatatatatatatattatggtgGACAAACAGCAGTTTAGACTGTGTGTGCATCCCTGCCCACGTTACATCATTGTGTAGTTTGTTTGGGAGCGGAGCATGCACTGCATTGTGAAATGCTTCCTTTACGGACACTCCGCTCTAACCTGGCGCTCTTTGAGGAGGGTGCTCAGGCTTGCATTCCCCTTGGTTCTGGTCCGGCTACTGCTGAGGCACAGAAGCAATCTAGATCATGGGGATCGCAGATAGATCTATCAGAGCCCTCATCTATCAGCCCTCACCTGCTAGATCCAGCACTTTCTCTCAGTGTTTGGAAGCATTCTTTGCGGTTCCTTCCACACTGATTGAAGCACCAGTGCTCAACGTGTCCAGTTCTGAGGAGCTGGATGTGGAGAGCATCGATGTGGCTGAGAGTGAGGACTCGCCATCCCACTCTCCTGCATATGAGGAGCTGATGGGGGTTATTACTCATGCTGTTGCCAAGTTAAATCTTGAGTTCCAGCAGAGAGGCAGGACGTTTGCAAAACCCCCACGTCGGGGCCTTCCATTTTTTCCAGATCTTCACACTTAGATATCGAGATCATGGAAGAAACCAGCCTCCTATCATGTGCATAGTGCTCAGACCACCCACTATGCATTGATAGTGGGCCTTAAAGAGCAAAggttatggggcgatgcctAAAGTGGAAGAGTTATCTCTCTCCACAGTCAGCATCATCCCTAAAGGCCCCGACACTGCCCACCAAGCCAGTCAGAGTCACCTCGGCTTTGGTGGGCAAAGCTTATCAGGCATCTGGTTAGGCTGCAGCATTGGGTATGGGTGTGCTGCAAGCCTACCAGGTGGATTTGTTAGGAGATGTTGAAGAGGAAGGGGGAATTAGCCCAGATGTGGTCAATGAACTATGTTGGGCTGCTGACTTATCactccgggccaccaaggagacggccagATCTGTTGGTCAtgctatggcagccctggtggccatgGAGAGGCACTTGTGGTTGAACTTGAGTGCAATAAAAGATAAAGATAAGAACTTACTCATGGTTGCTAAGGTTaaatgccaaaaagagtgtgctgtcTCCAGCTCAGATGACCACTTtaataggcgtggtttgggacTCTGTTGCGATGCAGGCACGTCTCGCTCCTGCTCACATAGAATCAATCCTTTCTACCGTAAACCGGAtaaagctaggccagtcactctCTTCTCTTGGATCTCAACGAAGGCGGTCGCATTTTTCTTCCCTCTCCTCCCCTTTACCTTCCCTGCTTTGCTcctctcgtctcgtctcattTATTGTCTTATACTCTGAGAGACTCTCTCTGCACTGCTCTCCAAACATCTAAAAATCATGGATTTGATAAACTGGTCTCTCAATGCAATTGACACCATCTTCTCGACGAGAAGCTTGGGTTCAGGGGAACCTGACTGCCCTGCCGGAACGTTCGCAGCTGGCTACACAATGGACGCGTGGGAGAGGTGGCGGGTCGTGTGTCT contains these protein-coding regions:
- the LOC125276406 gene encoding collagen alpha-6(VI) chain-like isoform X3; the encoded protein is MEKEWRLLGFLILSLCFLVSNGQKRVCTQETVADIVFLVDGSASIGLENFQQIRDFLYFLVQNFEVARDRIRIGLVQYSDTPHTEFSLNTYQKKEEILNHIQNLHYKTGGTNTGLGLEFILEQHFVEKAGSRAQQNVPQIAVVITDGDSQDEVESHAQELRDRGIKIFAIGIKDANEALLRQIANEPYDQHVYSVSDFAALQGISQSVIQELCNTVEKKHKEVILMSKGCNETAQADIVLLVDSSGSIGDSDFKEVRKFLHVFVEQFNLRPDKVRVGLAQFSDRPYQEFLLGDYLDKKDLHQKLDELIYRRGGTNTGQALTFIRENYFSLARKNVPGIAIVITDGESRDAVEEPAQRLRNMGVAIFVIRVGMGNMEKLRTMANVPHEEFLFSIDSYQELQGLKVSLHNKVCFTVEVQSQAFVKKYADLFILVDSSASNQEQKTIKNFLEKLVKQLKVGKNANRVSLAQFSENVQEEFLLNTDKNKNEMVSFIRNLQLRPTGKRRIGHAIQYAHTNFLNSTAGSRVSEGFKQFLLVISAGESADGVVQASRTIKEDAVTVFAVGLNKSDPFEMKDISSPQHNYKLVGNVLQVHQKLKSAIDTWEDAAVTEECKFDVVADIAFIVDQSSSIRSKNFQLVHDFLENTIGGLDVGKGKIKVAVILYSDFPRADVYLDTFNNKADILRYISSMAYGRGKTNTGAALRFAKEHVFTKARGSRRDEHVQQVAVVITDGKSTDDAASAAADLRRSGVTVFALGIKDAKEDDLREIASYPPKKFVLNVERFDQLNSLAKILTKTLCNEITDAIIPKFSLNAVLEGCKQTVKADIYFLVDESGSIDYADFEDMKKFIIEWLDVFEIGNDHVRIGVVKFADSATTVFRLHDYSTKAGVEKAVKDLVMYGGGTRTDLGLREMIPLFKEAVQTRGEKVRELLIVITDGESRNTEEPVEVPAKELRTEQNVTIYAVGVKNASVPELELISGSPQRTFYVKNFDFLKDIKKDILTDICSFEGCEGLFADVVFLIDGSESVSADDFKNITRIMENVIEKLAIGPEKERVGVVQYGTNTKEEFSLNKFDDKARLLEAIRNITQMNGKTYTGKALTEVLQSFDESKGGRSSALKFLIVLTDGDSRDDVAQPAKVLRDNSININAIGMRHANRSQILAIAGSHGGVFYEDAVASLKELSSEVLLKICNTECKTPELIDIIFLVDASGNPNKDGFQEFISLMTHVVNKSVVGERRVRFGVITYSDSPQSEFTLKQFKSQADVLRVISNLKPSGGRRNTAQALQYTLSYFGETHGGRRAKNVPQVLFLITDGKVNDLSGLETWPESLADSEVNFFAIGTEDADEVQLREMVGEKGRVHYASTYQDLRGRQKTITQELCNLTKPICEMEVSDLVFLIDGSESIKEPSWYILKQTMIGIVKELHIAEDKWRVGVAQFSDKLLHQFYLNTYTSFAEVEQAINNIKQRKQGTNTWDALKLIRHYFTKENGSRIDEGVAQNLLLITDGQANDEKDLNTLAYLRNKKITITVIGVGNEIKKSELREIAGSSERVLIETFETLELKTTIRKVLNFLCGDQRRPPEHDCDIDVAFGFDVSRQSVQPLLRPPVEPLVTAAIHRIALMGDLCCVKADNIKTRFGYRLVSRDGRLLGDFSFEKYNEDVVSKVMLLRPTEPLAFNEILLDSFKDKFINSNAKAKVLIIFTDGLDDSVQHLMASSERLKQSGVDALLIVSLEGRMDVHQLEFGRGFGYMQPLTINMLNLGNALMKQIETVALRKCCDVPCSCTGVPGPRGPPGRLNQKGYIGQKGYPGFPGDEGSMGERGPPGLNGTQGHNGCRGNRGINGERGYTGNKGEDGEDGLDAVDGEQGDAGLPGLPGPKGDPGSAGVKGFKGSPGTKGHSGLRGDPGTPGIDNNTPGPKGERGDTGLPGDQGPLGPPGRPGDKGDPGAPGRKGPQGFPGESSNEKGEAGQPGPPGYPGQVGPPGGNGFPGESGHSGVPGIPGPFGPPGAKGSKGGRGPRGPRGLPGDAGIKGALGPEGFKGPPGQDGRDGYGPAGPKGHKGNNGYFGLPGLQGEDGTKGSSGSKGHKGYRGTQGNSGRPGMPGAPGENGMDGHRGEKGLPGISLMPECDLVKYIRKTCACCAEKRFQCPVYPTDLVIALDMSIGVSSDVFERMRSAALSLLEDISIAETNCPWGARVSVISYNNETTNLIRFADHHKKKTLLEDLRTIAVKETTKNRDIGQAMLFVARNIFKRVRKGRLMRKVAVFITNGPTNDESTLATAMLEFKAADIGLGVIALRPADDVSRAMQVDDTRSYIIVDGREVNRIKKCLICFDRCNPDPECGIILQPQPLQMDLDLSLLLDGSNNLNTQQYSDAKELLLSLLDRIGVSNEPSRADGKTRLAVYQQSSVYGSSYINEEFSFTKFKDRSIMKRHITSTVKQVGGTSHPEFALEWLITNIILKAERPRSKRMVVTVFGENSEHSKAQLDYLSRLCKCQNVVMFVLMAGHRFDWTRMQELTNSPLEQHLVFLDDREYATRFVYAFLQMFHRGILPQSLIETRDCRGFALRPVKFGQQTTERDILPTDSPTEEPITTEEPLEEYDYDEQKTEPITDRQQLEYTERFTEEYIEDHTEPPKTKAARCFLERDSGRVCASYVSRWYYSQKTKKCMHFWYGGCDGNENRFLTEEECYRECGSSDICQLEYNAGTCSKFAVKWHFNASSGECAPFWYGGCEGNSNRFNTQEDCENHCLRVKKVSPNISKL